The Candidatus Desulfofervidus auxilii genome includes a window with the following:
- a CDS encoding nucleotidyl transferase AbiEii/AbiGii toxin family protein — protein sequence MSKAIELMKRREEEILKLIKKISRRTNLFSDPKLILIGGYALRAFIPFTRYTRDCDFALRKTRGWKIDKLKEIMPKDYSVEAFEKRGTYSFLRCIKFVKYDRLRIKVSIDFMEGEIRGREEKEIILIDEKMIKNRKFVKIPIADDLVKLPVPSYVDYFIMKVVSARPSDIRDIASLILDNGIPKEVRRRIKEILPYPEIFQIKLSRRIIPEIKGKTFLNSWRGAFATTRYTEGDRQKIIKELQELSHSIQANMS from the coding sequence TTGTCTAAAGCTATAGAGCTTATGAAAAGACGTGAGGAAGAAATACTAAAATTAATTAAGAAAATATCGAGAAGAACGAATTTATTTTCAGATCCTAAGTTGATATTAATAGGTGGATACGCTCTTAGGGCATTCATACCATTTACCAGATATACGAGAGATTGTGACTTCGCCTTAAGAAAAACTAGAGGATGGAAGATCGATAAGCTTAAGGAAATTATGCCTAAGGATTATTCTGTTGAGGCTTTTGAGAAGCGTGGAACCTATAGTTTCTTAAGATGTATAAAGTTTGTTAAGTATGATAGGCTTAGGATTAAGGTTTCCATCGATTTTATGGAGGGTGAGATTAGAGGTAGAGAGGAGAAAGAGATAATTCTGATAGATGAAAAGATGATTAAGAATAGAAAGTTTGTTAAGATACCTATAGCTGATGATCTTGTTAAGCTTCCAGTTCCAAGCTATGTAGATTATTTTATTATGAAGGTAGTATCAGCTAGACCATCCGATATAAGAGATATAGCTTCTCTGATTCTTGATAACGGTATACCTAAAGAGGTTAGGAGAAGGATAAAGGAGATACTGCCCTATCCAGAGATATTTCAGATTAAGTTAAGTAGAAGAATAATTCCAGAGATTAAGGGAAAAACTTTCTTAAATAGTTGGAGAGGAGCATTCGCAACAACGAGGTATACTGAAGGAGATAGACAGAAAATAATAAAAGAATTACAGGAATTATCTCATTCTATTCAAGCTAATATGTCATGA